In Strix aluco isolate bStrAlu1 chromosome Z, bStrAlu1.hap1, whole genome shotgun sequence, the sequence ACAGGAACGGGACGCGGCGTCTCCCAACTCCAAGATGGCGGCACCAGCTTCAGCGCAACTCTCGCGGTGGTAGCGCGCGCCACGCTGGCCCATTGGCGGGCCTGCGCGCGGGGGCGGAGCCTCCGCGGCTGTCCCTCCAATCGGGCCGCAGCCTGTGAGCGCGAGCCGAAGTTCTCCCCGCTCCGCCCCCTTCCCTGCGGCCGTGCCCCGCCCGCCCTCTCCTCCACCCCCCTCCGCCTGCACATCTGGGCAGCGGCAGTTGCGGATCCCACCCATCGCCTCCACCCGGCCTCCCGCGTCCGCGCAGGACCACCGTGGGGCTGAGGCGAGGGACGGCTGGCCTGGCCTGCGGAGACCCGCACCCCCGAGGGCCGCGGCGGTGGGGGCCGGGGCCCACCCTGGGCCAGGGCCTGCAGAGGCCGGCGGAAGCGGTGCTCGCGCTGCGGTCGTGCCTGCGGGCAGGGAGACCCGTCAGGGTGCTCTTCGTCCGGGCGATGTCCGGGGCCCTGGCCGGGGATGCTCGCCCCACCCGGCAGGCAGGGCTTCGGGAGGGCTGGCGTGCGCGACGCGGTTGTCACAGGCTCAGGAAGCTGGCTCTGCGAGAGCCGGAGGCTTTCCAGGATCTCTTCAGCAGTAAAAGGCGGACGGGtcggggagaagaaaaagaaaacaacagaaagaccACAGTGCGATAACACGGTTGCCTAAGGATGTGTAAAACAACTCTGTTTCTCTCACCAAAACCTGGCTTGCAGGTATATTGGCAAATATTAGATAACAATTGAAATAAATTGATCTGTTGTTACAAGTAAGTTTATTTCAAgcaacttctgcatttttccaTTCTGTGGGCTCACCTTCCAACTCTGCATTAGATCAGCTAGTAAAACCATCCTATATAACTGACCAACAGGTCTTGTCAGAGGACTGACATCTCTGTTGTGTATCACATCATACCTAGAATTTCTCTGTCAATGACTCCAGAGCCAAGTCAACCCCCCCAGCTTTTTCTCTGTCCCCACCCAGGACCACATTCTCTTTTCAGtctgctttctctctctgcaCTTGCTTCGtaagggaaagcagagaagctGTACTGACTTTAGCTTGGAGGCTGCAGCTTCTCTGCCTAGACAGCCCTCTTTGCCCAGCTGCAGAGAAGGTACTAGTCACTGCCACTTGCTCACCCAGGAATATGACAGGAAAAGCTTGTACAGCAAGCAGCCACAGGAATACTTCCACAAAGCCACTTGCATTTGCTGATTTCACTACTTGGTGTTGCCTGAACACTGCTagctctgcccctctcctgctaGGTTAGCCAAGAgacaaggaaacaaaaataagctCTTTCCAGCACCACCTTCCATATCAACAGATATTCTTACTCCTCCCCTATCCACACAAATGCCTCTGTTTCTGACTTTTGCCTGATAGCTTTCTTCTCGCTGGAGTCCTGCTGCTGTCAGTTCTCTGGCCAGCAATTCTGCCACAGCCTCAGGGAGTGGCAGAGTGGGGCTGGCCCACGGGAAGATGAGGTGACTGGAACAAATGCAGTGGCCCTCACCAGCCCAGGGAGAGTCCTGTAGCACCtgagcagggcaggcagagcaggcagtaGTGGTTGGACCTACTGACACACCCAGATGTGGCAAGGTGATGAACCATGTGCAAGGTCCACTCAGGGAGTCCAGGCAGGAGCAACAGGAGGTGACGCCAGGAACAGAATTGAAAACACAAGTCCAAGGTCCACCAAGGAGCTGGATCTGGAGAGATGAACACTTGCAACATAGCTGGACAGGAACTGAAGGCCCTGAGTTGAAATGGACCTCTCACCCCATGAGCAGGGTGTGTAGTTGGGGGTCTCAAGGTAGGTGAGTCAAGACATCAAGGCCTCAGCTAGTGTGCTTAGAGTCTGGTTCTCCTATCCATCTGAAGTGGCATGTCTGGGGTGAAGTCCTTCCTAACTTGACATCAGTGTCCTTGTCTCTCCCCCCACCTCTCAGTTTTGCAGCAAACAGTGGAGGAACAGTGTGGCCATGCACACTGTAGAGCtacagcagagctcagcagcatCACTAGACTCTAGGAGAAGAGTCATTTGGTTTTGATGTGCACGGAGGAAGTGTCTGGGGAGAAAGCACGAGTAGGTTGCAGAAGGGCAACACCTGAGAGGATGCTGGTGGATCCCACCATGGATGGGGAGAACTGGTGAATGTAGATGAGGCCCTTAGTCAGCAAGCTGATTTAAAAGAGAGCTTTCAGCAGCTCTCTCAGGATCACTTTATTATCCCCAGCagaagggatttttaaaagactGGGTGGGAAGTGATTTTCTCATCCTGTAAGAATTATGGAGACTTGGAAGGGGGAATTGTCTCAAGTGAAGATAACAAGTAAATACCACccctaaactgaaaaaaacatactTCACGTTTCAGTAACGTTGAAAAGACGTCTAAAGCTGTTTCGAACCATTTCcataatttttcagaagaaaagctttgtCAGATCCATCTCCTTCTTGCTAGCGGCTGTTGCTTTGACAAGTCGGCGTGCTGAGCGTTTCCCCGGCAGACTTCCCGTCCCGCGTTGTCGGGATGCGTTAACCCTCGACACCTGCACTACCCTGTGCTCGTCCATCACAGACCCAACAGCAGCCGCCGCGCGTgggctttgctttctttcctcctgcaggACGTGTGTCGcggctggagcatccctgggtGATGCCCACGGGAAGCCCCTCGTCCCTGGCGAACCGCCGGCAGCGCCTCCTCTCCCGCTTTACAGCCCCGGGGCGAGTTTTCGGGGGGAAGCAGGGCGAGTCGCCCACGGACACCCCACCGGGGCAACACCGTGGCTGCGGCGGGAAGCCCTTTCGCGcaagcggggcgggcgggggaaaGCAGCGGTGGGACCGGTGGCGGCGGAGGGGAGGTGGCGGCGATGGGGCGGGCAGTCGGCGGGCCTGGGGCGTGGCGTGGGGCCGGCGGCGCCAGGAAGCGGCTCAGTCCCCGCTGCCAGCCGAGGGCGGCCGGCCCCGCGGAGCAGGCGCCTGGCCCGGCCCGCTCCGCACCGGAGCCTCCGCCGCCGGCCGGCGAGGGCGGCAACATGAGCGGCGGGCGTAGCGGGCGATCTGCCGTGAAGATGGAGGCGCCGTTTTACCCCGAGGAAGGACTGGAGCTGCTACCCGACTTCGTGCCGCTGCCGGGTTTCGGTACCGCAGGCGGACCCGCAGCCGATGCGGCGGCAGCGGCGACAgggcagaagctgctgctggcCGCCGGGAAGAAGCGGGACCaggcggccgccgcccccgcgcctCTGCCGGGGCCCTTCGCCCTTCGCCCGCCCGCCGGCGCCCGCGGCAGCGCGGCGGCTCTGCGCTTGCtaccgccgccgccggccgccgccgccgcccctccgccgccccccggctccgtggagccggcgggcggcggcggggcggcggtggcggcccgCGGCGGCCCGGAGGCCGCGCTGGGCTCGGCCGCGGAGCTGCCGCTGCTGAAACTGCCGCCAGCCGCCgacctggagcagctgctgatccaggggggcgcggggctggggtCCGGCAGCCCGGGGCCGGCGGCACCCGGGGCGGGGAatggcggggcagcggcggcggggccgttTCTCTACCGGCAGCCGGTGACGCAGGAGCAGGAGGGTTTCGCCGACGGTTTTGTTAAGGCCCTGGCCGACCTGCACAAGCAAAACCAGCTCctggcggcgccgccgccgccgctttcCACGCCGGGACCTTGCTGCAccgcccgcccggggccgccgggagcccccgccgccgccgaccCGCCGGCCGTCTACACCAACTTGAGCGGCTTCAACTCCGCGGGGCCGCTGAGCCCTTCAGGCAGCGCCTACCCTGCCGcctccgcccccccgccgccgggcctgGCCTTCGGGGCGGCGGGTCTGGGGGGCGGTCGGCTGCCGCCGGCGCGGTCCCTGGAGGAACCGCAGACGGTGCCCGAGGTGCCGCCGTCGGCGGGTGGGGAGGGCGGCAGCAGCGCGCCGACGCCGCCGTCGCTGTCGCCGCTGGACGCGGAGAGCCAGGAGCGGCTGAAGGCGGAGCGCAAGCGGTTGCGGAACCGCATCGCCGCCTCCAAGTGCCGCCGGCGGAAGCTGGAGCGCATCGCCCGGCTGGAGGAGAAGGTGAAGGCGCTCAAGGGGCAGAACGCAGAGCTGGCCGCCACCGCCAACCTCCTCCGCGCCCAGGTCACCCAGCTGCAGGGCCGCGTCCGCAGCCACCTGTCCTCCGGCTGCCACATCAACACCACCGGGCATCCGCCGTCCGCCGCCGCCGTCCAGCCCCGGGAGGCACCCCCCgaggcggccgccgcgccggAGACCAGCGCCTGCTGAGGAGGgacgccccgccgccggccggccccatgcccgcccgccgccgccgcggcggcaCGGCGGGACCAAGGTGCTGCCCGCCGCCGCTCttctgttgttattattaattattttatttatttgcgCCCGGAGAAGGCGGTTGCAGGAGCCGAGTGTTGCTAAGCGTTGTTTCCCGAGGTCTCGGCAGCGAGGGTCTCCGTGGGTGGTTTTGGGGCAGGTGGTTGTTTTTTATTCAGTGAAATACTTGAGGTCTGTAGAGATTTCGGAAATTAAGGGAAGTCCTGTTTACAGAAAGATTCAACTTTATTTTCATGGGGGATATAAAAAGTGTGTTTCCTAATACACCTTACTGAACTGTATAGCAATGGATAAGcttttcaaacttaaaaaaaaaaaaaaaaaaagccagaatcaTACCCTTTTGAAAAGATGTGCgtgtatatatttaaaacatacaTATGGCTATGTATATTTTCTTGGTATTgataaagaactttttttaaaataccgtCTTTCTCTAGAGCTTTAATTTGCCATTGAGAGTTAAGACAACTATGTGGGTGCTCTTGCACTTAGACggctttgattttaaaattgaaCCCTGgagggaaattatttttgttgtgaatCTTAAGCAGGATGAAATGCATTGCTGACTAAGTCATGTGAAAATACTTTTCTAAACTGTACGCTCCATATTTCTTGTGCCAGTGCAGACTTGGGGCATTGATAGTTATTTATTGAAACTTGAACAATTTTGGACGTTGCCTAGACCTTATTTTTCTAGATGACACATTAGTAGAGAAAATGGTTACTTTGGCAAGAagagctttacttttttttccttcactgtgtATATTCCAGTAGTGCTTGCTCTTTACATAGTATAGTAACAATTCAGTGCTATACAGAAAAGGGCTCAGATATGGGGTGGGTTAGCTATAAAGGTGGTAATTCCATTGTATTCTGTTCGAATAAATTGCAGAAATATTATGGAGAAGtagatttctttttcagtagAAATCTGTGTATCTTGCTTCTTGGCCTACTTTGTTCTAAGGAAACTTTCTGCAATACTCTAGAGAGAAAGAGTCAGCACTAGAACGTGAAATGGTTTTCTGGTTGGGAAGAATTGGTATGATTTATTTCTTTGTCAAGATTTTATGAGTAGAAGAGAAGAGCAAAGGAACTATTTCCTCTGATTAGACATAATCCTCAATAACTTTTTGAAAGCTTTAGATCCCTCGCTCGGTACTACTGCCTACCTTGCTTCTGCTGCACCTGTGTATTTTGAGCATAACCGCTAGCGCAGCACTGTCGAGCCCTGTGGCGTGGTGCAGTGGGAAGGGTCTGTCGGAGTGTGACTGTCAACCCACCGGAAGCCCCTCAGTGCGGGGGCTGTAGGCCGGgcctgctgctgggggagggcagggcttCTCCTGAGCAGATCCAGCGGCAGAGCGGGACCGCTCCCCTCTTTGAAACTGTGCTAAAAACTCTGCTTGAACTCAGAGGCAAAACTTATATGGGGATATGTGTCTGTGCCAGCTGGTGAAAATGGGGGATTATATGAGGAGCCGAGGGGGCATAGACATCTTTATGTGTACAAGCCATTGCTCAGATCTGTTAAACCCACTCAGGAGCTGTTAAacatctcttctttcttctgaaggCTACACTTGATGCTTTGAAATTCAAGAAGAATGGGATAGACTCacagtttttcttgcttttattggGGATACGTGAGTGCTATCTGTTCAGAAACTTGCACTGCGGCAGTCAAGTGTgtgagctttttcttttagtGCATAGTCATTCCTGGCACACGTGAAATGATATGACAATGTGTAGTAATTCTGTTATTGTAGCTGAGATGTTCtgagaatatttcttttcttattgcATATGCAAATTAGGTAGAAGCCATATTAATCATTGTATAACTGTTTAATCATGTCACTGGAGCCTTTTTCGGTCGTTGAAATGATTACCTTCTGCTGTTAGAAATACTAATGAACAGACGAAAAATTATTTTGGTCTTAACACCGTTTTAAAGACTTCTTAAAGGCATTGTGAACCATACAGCATACAATCTGTAGCAATGCCTGTTATATAACTGGGtgaaaaacaactgttttttACTATAGGGCAGGCATCACCTATCTGCAAAGATGCTGAAGACTGGAGAAACTGCTAAAGACATTTTTCCCCCCACGCACACTTAACACGCTTTCCCTAGTGAGAGAAGTAATGCTGCCTGGTAGATACATTGATGTGAGATGCTTAGCTTTACTGTATGTGTGGTGAGGTGGGTTTTTTGTAAAGAATCCtggaaaaattcataaaaattacATGGGTGGAGACTGCTGTTTCAGTTCTTGTATTTGTAAATGAGTGTAGGGCTAGGTAAAGATCTTGTGGTAGGACACAGGACAGTGATAAATGCAGCTGTGCAGTACTTGTTCTTTACTTATTTTGCCATTTCTGGTCAGAATAAATCAGTGATGTCAAGGAGAAGTGGGGGATTCATAAGACACAGGAAATCACTGCAATTTCCCTCCCCAGCCACAAGCAGGTCTATAATGGGCTATAACCTATCAGGGCTATAATGAGCTCACCTTTTTCACCATGGTAATATTAAAGCTGGAAACCACCACACGTTACCCCTCTCCCATTTGGACTTTTTGCAACAGCAGTCCTGCATCCAAGCCTCTCAGAGATCTCATGTGGTAACTTCTTCGATAACCTGCTTTATGTCCAGCTGACATCTGTTAGGTGGTAGAAGCACTGACAGGCCAGCCTGTTACCCTGATGACTGATGAGAGGTTACTAGTGACGCTGGCAGATCCAGCTGTCTGCCAGAGGCTACTATTCTGGTAGTAGAGTTGtccaaaagaaatgtgttttctgtagagTGACAGGTTACCTTCATAAATGCCTTCTTTTATCTGGTATTTAGGCTAAGACACAGGATCTAACTCAGGCATGACCAAAATCTGAGAATACTATGGGGTGGTTGTTTTTATTCACTCTGTTGATTCTGCTAGATGTTGCTGCGTCTGTAGCAGAGATAAGCATGGACAGCCTAAGCACCTAACAGTTTAAACCAATGTAACAAGACTCAGGAGTTCTTGCCTGCTGCAGCAGTGAGGCTGGATTGTTACTGTCTTCTAAAATGTATCAATACTCTGACTTTTACGCCTGCAGTAGTCCTAAATCATTAAATATGGCTTCTTTATTTTgtcctgccttttttcttctgtttgttgcAGCATTTTTCATGTCTATTTCTTTTAGGTTTTGATTTTCTGCCTGAAGCTTTGGTCACTGTGAGATGCTGAAAGACAGATTCTGGGTAAAAGTTTTCCAGACTGTTTATATGATTTGCATTAATGTAGCTACTTTTCAGTAACTGCAGGCAAGTTGGCTGTATAAGCATCAccataaaaaacaacaaacaccccccaccccccccaaatcaGTTTATGTTCAGTGGAACCTCAGCACTTCTtagcatttttcttcattcttcgaAACTGTACCATGTTCTGTTATACCTGTGCACATTATTTGCTAGTCCTTGCAAAGATTCTCACTGCGTGACTTTATTTGCGGGCTATCCTCATGCCCTTCTGATCTGGTTTTGCATTCCAGGTGTGAACCCATGACAAATAAACATCCCTCTTTGTTTCTTTGCCCTAGGTGTAATCTCTGCTCTGGAGATTATGCAGTCCCTTCCATGTCTGTTTGGTTGGTGGATGCTTGCCCCTGTGCACATCTCGCTTGCTACTCATCAGAAGATTCTGAATGCACTTGAACCAGTGTCTTGATCTAGATGTGAAGTGCCTTCCTATTTAGGTGCTACAGCAAAATAATTTGATTCAtaaattactttcatttctttGAATTGTTATTAGATGGGAGGAGGGGTGTTTGTGGTGAGGGAAGTCTTGTTCACTTCTTGCTTGGGCAGAGGGAGGAGCTCCCATCAGATCTGCCCCTGCAGGGAAAGTACTCTGCTATGATTGGTTCAAATTATGTCATTACTGGAAAAGTTGATTGGTTTTCTCTTCAACGTAGAATGGGTAGTGAAATGTGTCAGTATCACAAGGTGTCCAGATGGGCCCAGGTCGTTATTACAAATTTCAGTCTGACTCCAGGTCAAGCCCATTTGGCAGGCTTAGAGAGCAATTCCCAAAACATGAGTACTGGGCATACTTTGAGAAATGAAGGTGTTTGGGGATGGTAAGTCCTGATTACGGAGAGGGGTGATTCTGGTGATGGTGGTGATGATATTTTTGTCATGAGCCTCTGATGGTCTTGCAAGAGGTAAATACCTCAAAGGATTTGGACTCTTCACTGCATGTCATAAATCACTATTGACTATCACGCACAGTTCAAGATCAAAGGGTGGCCCTACTACAATTCGCTGTTATCTTGGTTCATGTTTATGTCATTACTGAAGGAAGAGTCATGaggcatcctttttttttttcatttaaatatctGATTGACTGTGTCTGTCTCACCTTTGATGAAGGAGTGATGTCCCAAAGTTAAGCCCTGAGGCATTCTCCAGTTTGCAGCTGTTAAAGTGTTAAACCAATTTCTAATCAGTTACATAGCTGAATGATACTTTCCAAATTATTGTATAGTGTTTTCTGGTGGTGTCTGATGTACAGATACATGCTATGGCTGAATTACTGGTTGTGCTGAAAatagtgacttggctgccataaCCTGAGTCTTGGCTATTTGAATCCAGTAGTAGGGAaaatttctctatttctgaaaTTAATGTGCAAAGAAAAACCCTATCTGCTTGTAACAGTCATTCTTCAATGCATTTTATGTGTTGTCCTGATTCTGGAATGTAAATTGAAAAAGTGATGagttacatttttgtttattcttatgTGCAGCTGAATTCTTAAGTGCTGCTGAatgattttgttctttccttACTTGATTCTCTAAGTTTCTATGTTTAGCAAGTAGACAAATTGAATTATGACATATCTGTGTACATATTTGATTTGTACAaaaccatttccattttccaagta encodes:
- the LOC141918224 gene encoding transcription factor JunD-like: MGRAVGGPGAWRGAGGARKRLSPRCQPRAAGPAEQAPGPARSAPEPPPPAGEGGNMSGGRSGRSAVKMEAPFYPEEGLELLPDFVPLPGFGTAGGPAADAAAAATGQKLLLAAGKKRDQAAAAPAPLPGPFALRPPAGARGSAAALRLLPPPPAAAAAPPPPPGSVEPAGGGGAAVAARGGPEAALGSAAELPLLKLPPAADLEQLLIQGGAGLGSGSPGPAAPGAGNGGAAAAGPFLYRQPVTQEQEGFADGFVKALADLHKQNQLLAAPPPPLSTPGPCCTARPGPPGAPAAADPPAVYTNLSGFNSAGPLSPSGSAYPAASAPPPPGLAFGAAGLGGGRLPPARSLEEPQTVPEVPPSAGGEGGSSAPTPPSLSPLDAESQERLKAERKRLRNRIAASKCRRRKLERIARLEEKVKALKGQNAELAATANLLRAQVTQLQGRVRSHLSSGCHINTTGHPPSAAAVQPREAPPEAAAAPETSAC